The region GATAAAGGCTATTACCACAGCAGCTGCTTCAAAATAGACATCCGGATGTACTCCCTGGCTTAACAGAATTTGCGGAAACAATGTATTGAATGTACTGAAAGCAAATGCAATACCAGTACTCAAAGCAACCAGAGTATCCATATTGGTTTGACCATGTTTCAGCAATCGGAATGCATTCACAAAAAACTGTTTACCAAAAATCAATATGACCGGTGCAGACAATATCAGCATGATCTGATTGGCATATGGCGCCATGTGATAAAACATACCTATCACTACTACAGGAAGAGCAAAAGTCAATGACAAGAAAGCATTTGTCTTAAGTTTTTTATAATGAGCAGACTGCTCAGCTTCTGGTGATTTATTCTCTTCTGCTTCCAGAATCAAATCATAACCTATGGACTGAACAGCCTCTTTTAACTTCGCTGTAGGATATGAATTATCATAAGTAACCTGGGCAGTAGAACCGGCATAATTCACATTAACATCCTTAACCTCAGGGATTGATTTCAAAATCGACTCCACGCTTACAGCGCAGGAAGCACAGCTCAACCCTTCTACTGGAAAAATTTTCTTTATAGTACTCATAGTTATTATCAGCTAATTTCAGAAGGACACACTTCCTCCTAACCCTAGCAAAGTAACAATTAAATGAAGGGATTTTGCTTACAGAATTATGGGAAAGAGTTGTAGATAAAAGCGGAAAGCTTAAAGCAGAAGGTTTAAAGAGAAAGCCGTTGCATTAAAACCAGAGTATATTTTTCTTTATAGTAAGTTTAAGGAATTAAGTATAAAACAAAAGGAGCTTTTTTAGAAGTATCTAAATAATAGAGCTAAGCTTATTGTCACCTTCTGCTTTCCGCTTTAAGCTTTTTGCTTTAAGCTTTTCTCTCTTTCAACTTATATCGTCCAGAGGCTTGCGCTGGTGCGCTTTAAGCTTTTTAAATTCAGAAGGAGAAAAACCAGTTATCTGTTTGAACTGATTACTGAGGTGTGCTACACTGCTATATCCTAACTTATATGCCAATTCACTCAAGGTAAGCTCGTTATATATTAAATATTCTTTTACCTTTTCTATTTTTTGCAGGATTATATATTTCTCAATTGTAAGGTTTTCTATTGAAGAAAATAAATTAGATAAGGTATGATAATCCTTTCCCACTTCCTTTGCCAGAAATTCAGAATAGTTAACATCAAGCTCTCCTTCATGATGATGTATCTGTTCGATCAGAAGTGTTTTAATTTTCTCAACTAGTTTAACCTTCTTATCTTCCAGTAATTCGAATCCATTTTCTTCCAGGACTTCCTTTATTTTAGGCATATCAGGTTCTTTAGGAGAATCGAGTATTACTTCTCCCAAACGTATATCTTTAACATTTATGGAAAGCTTTTCCAACTCATCCTTAACCACTTTGATACAGCGATTACAAACCATATTTTTGATGTATAAATGAAATTCCATAAGTCTTCAAATTATTTAACAAAATAAAAGATCGCTTCATTACTTCACAAATCTTTTAAAAGAAAGCTTATAATTTCATGAATTAAACAAATAATTTTCCTTAATTCACAGACAATTAAAACAGATGAATAAGTTTTACAACAAAGTTGGAGTTTAGGCGTTTCCACTTTTTATACCCTATGAAAACAAAATTCTTCCTTTTTACATTTTTGATCTTTTCAGGCTTCACATCTATTGCCCAATTCAAGTCAGCCAGGATAGGAATAGATGGTCTTACTTGCTCCATGTGTTCCAACAGCGTTGAAAAGCTTTTACTCCAACTGGATTTTGTAGAGTCTGTAAAAATGGATCTGAACACAAATGAAGCTACTATTAATTTCCGTAAGAAATATAAAACTGACTTTAAAAAAGTTAGTCAAAAAATCTATGATTCAGGATTTTCTGTCAGAGAAATTTCAACTTCCCTTAATTTTGATACTATAAGCCTTGAAGGAAATTCCTTTCAGGTTAACGGAGATAAATTTTACATTTTGAGCGAAGAGAAAACCAACCTTTCAGGTGAAAGATCTTTCCGGTTTCTTGATAAGAATCTGATCAGCAAAAAAGAATTCAGTCATTGGTCTTATTTCATTAAGGAAAATGACAAGGTTCATAATGAAAAACAGAAAGCATACCACATCAGTCTATGAAAAAAATACTGATTATATTTTTTCTTGTTCTATCATTCTTCAAAGGCATTTGCCAGGAGCTCTTCCCTTATGCTGAATCTGCAAGTAATATCCCTAAAAATGTTCTTGGTATGCGTTTTTTGTTTGAAGGATATAAAGAAATTCCTTCGCAAAGACAACGAAACTGGGGAGCATTGAGGGCAATGTATGGCATTACAGGAAAAACAACTGTGATGCTAACGGCTGCAGGATCGAATCACCATCTGGCGAAATTCCCTGCAAACCTTCAAAATTATTTTGCAAATCACCATCAGCGAGTCTATAAACCAAATCCTTATCTATTGGAAGGTATAAATATTTATCTGAAACAAAGAGTGATCAGCATTGACGGCTTCCAGAAACATCTCAGAGTAGCTTTGTTCGGACAAGCATGCAAGTCCTTTGTACCACATGATGAATCAGAACCTTTTCTAATGGGAGATAATTCTGGCTATGGCGGAGGAACAATTATCACAGGATTGTACAAGAGATTTGCGATATCCTTCACTTATGCATACGCTCATCCCTTGCTATATAAAGATAAAGCACAACAGATAACATTTCAGGCTGGAGACGCAAACAACTATGATATTTCATTAGGATATCGCCTTTTCCCTTCAAAATATTCCACTTACAATGATTTGAATATAAATCTATATGTAGAATGGGTGAATAGAAGCTATGGTGCTGCGGAGATGACTGTAAGAGATGCTCTTTATGACTTTAGCTATTTAAAAAACTTTGACCAGAATGTTTACTATAGTCTTATTGATGGTAAATATTCAGAGATAAGACCTTCAATACAGCTGATCCTGAACTCAAACAACAGGATAGATATAGGATGTGCTTATCCTTTCTATGGCAGGTCATACACACACTTCTATCCTCTTTTTTTCTTTAATATTCAGAAGTATTTTTATTTCTCAAAAAAGAAGAAAAACGTTTAACTCTTTCTTCCTGATTTAAGCAGATCAAACACTACACCTGATACAAGCGCATAGACAATGTGATGTATTCCGCTAGCAGATATTTCCTTTACGCCCCACTCCTTTACCGGAGGAGCAACTTTTAAACCAGGAAGCATAACCAACTCTGTTCCGAAAACTGAAGAAAAATGTAGGGCATTTGCCGGAATACCTTTAAGACCCATAGCTCCTATAATGCCTCTGAAACCTCCCCATGCTGTGCCATAAGTATAATGTATTCCATTTAACAATTTACTTTTAGCCTCTTCATTATCTGCATGAATGTCGAGTACTTTTTCAGCTGCCTTTAAAGGTGAATCACTTCCTTCCCTTTTGGTAATTTCCATTTCTATGAACTGTGAAAGGCTCATAGCAAAAGTACCAACTAATCCGGCAAATAAGCCTCGACCAAGGTCTCCAGTAAAAGTTCCAATTGACTGTATAGCTTTATCCTTAATTTTTTTTTCCTTTTTTCTGAATATTCGAATCATCAGTCTATCCTCCCTCTAACAGAAATAAAACAAGTGAGAAAGTATCAGGGTTCGAATTCAGAAGGACTACTAATTTCTTTCCAGACAAAGTAAGGCTTTTCAGCATCTGCCACATTCAATTGATGTAAGGGATACTGTCTTTGCTCATTAGATTTACCTACTTCAGAATATATATGACTGACACCAAAACCATGTATTGCTGCTTGCTCCAAAGAGGAGCCATAATAAACTGTTCTTATCCCTGAAATATAGATTGCGGCAAGACACATGGGACAGGGATGTCCGCTTGCATATATCACACATCCTTCGAGAAACTCCGAATTTATTTTGGAAGAAGCTTTCCTGATTGCCTGAATCTCTGCATGTGCAGTTGGGTCATGAGTGTGAAGTACATCATTTGTCCCCATAGATATGACTTCTCCATCCTTTACTATCAATGCTGCAAAAGGTTTCCCTTCATTCAACCTCACATTTTCAGCAGCATATTCAATTGCTTCCTTTAAAAAATCTTCATTTGTTTTCATACAACTTTTCCAACCAGAAAAAAGAACACATGTTCATGCTTCAAGTATCTCATATAAAAAATTTAACCCACTCCTTTGCCTTTTCTGCACTTCTAAACAGTTTTGTCGGCAATAAAGGCTTATTTATGCTTAGGTAGACATTTCCCAGTATTTCACTGACATGCGATCCGACTATAATAGCTCCACAAAGCAGTAAGGCATTCCCTTCTTTTGACAGATATTTATTGGCATCGCTATGGACATATTTGATTTTTCTTATATCTGCAATAGCAGGATAAAGTTTCCCTTGTTGAAAGATGATTCTATCTCTAACAATCTTTTTAGCTTCTTCCAATCCAATAACAACCTCTTTGTATTCTCCCCATAAGATTTCATCTTCAATCCAAAGCTTTACAAAGTTATTTTCAAATACAGAAAATGAATCCTTTTTAGTCATAAAGTAAAAGACGTAAAACATTTTTATGAAAGAAAATTTTGAATGACTATTCTTAAAAATTTAAAAGAAACAAATATTTTCTCCCTTGATTTTTTATTGTTAAAAAGGAACACCAACATGTTTTCACTTCAATAGTTGAAGATATACTATTTATTGTATTGAACAATAAAACGCCTTAAGATCTCCAATTATGAAACGAAAAAACCTTAACTTAAACAGATACCAACTCCCAATACCTAAAATCTATCCTAAGACAGTAACTCCTCTGGATATTCGCAATGCTCCCAAGCCTGATCCTATAGAAGAACTAAGGCCACCTAAGGATGCTCCTAATATCCTAATCGTGCTGATCGATGATATGGGTTTCGGTGCTAACAGTGCTTTCGGGGGACCATGCTACATGCCTAATGCAGAAAAGCTTGCTCAGAATGGACTAAAGTACAATCGTTTCCATACTACAGCATTATGCTCTCCCACGAGAGCAGCACTACTTTCAGGAAGGAATCATCATTCCGTTAATATGGCTGGAATCACGGAAAGCGCCACACCTAATCCAGGTTATAATTCAGTGAGGCCTGAAAGTATGGCTACAATTGCACAAACCCTTGTTATGAATGGATACAATACTGCTGCATTCGGAAAAATGCATCAAACTCCAGTATGGGAAACGAGCATCGCCGGGCCATTCGATCGTTGGCCTACAGGAGAAGGTTTTGAAAAATTTTATGGATTCTTAGGAGGAGAAACCAACCAATGGAATCCTTCTTTGATAGCAGACACCATCCCTATTGATGCTCCGAATGATCCTGAATACCATTTTAGTGTTGATATTACCAATAAAGCGATTAACTACATCAGACAGCAAAAGACAATGGTTCCGGATAAACCATTCTTTGTCTACCTGGCATTCGGGGCTACACATGCTCCCCACCATGCACCAAAGGAATGGATAGAAAAATACAAAGGAAAATTCGATCATGGATGGGATAAGCAAAGGGAAATTACCCTTGAAAAACAGAAAGCCCTCGGCGTTGTTCCGAAGGATTGTGTTTTATCTGCAAGACCGCAAGAAATACCTGCTTGGGATAGTCTGAATGAAAATGAGAAGACGACAGCCTCAAGACTCATGGAAGCGTATGCCGGATTTGCAGAGCATACTGATCATCAAGTGGGAAGATTATTATCTACACTACAAGAAATTGAAGCTTTGGACAATACCTTAATATTCTACATACTCGGAGATAATGGAGCTAGCGGTGAAGGAGGCATTAATGGAAGTGTAAACGAAATGGCAGCATTGAATAATTCTCCGGATACAACTGAAAATATTTTGAATCATTTAGACGACATAGGAACTCCTATGGCTTATAATCACTATCCTGTTGGTTGGGCTCATGCTATGGATACACCATACCAATGGACCAAACAGATTGCATCACATTGGGGAGGAACAAGAACAGGAATGATTACTCATTGGCCCAATGGTATAGCTTCAAAGAACGAAATACGCCAACAGTGGTGCCATGTCATTGATGTGGTCCCTACAATACTAGAAGCAGCTAAGATACCACATCCTCAGTTTGTTAATGGCATTCAGCAGGATCCTATAGAAGGTATAAGTTTTGGATATAGCTTCGATGATCCGCAAGCTCCGGACAGACATACCACTCAATACTTCGAAATTTTCTCCAACAGAGGTATATACAATGAAGGATGGTCAGCTTGTACTATTCATTCTATCCCTTGGGTTCTTAGCGGAACGAATAAAAATTTTAATGATGATTATTGGGAACTTTACGCCCCAGGTGATTGGAGCCAGGCTTATAATGTGGCATCTGAATATCCTGAAAAACTTAAAGAACTTCAGGCATTGTTCCTGATTGAGGCATCCAAATATAAAGTTTTCCCCCTAGATGACAGAAAAGCAGAACGTTTCAATTCAGACCTTGCCGGCAGACCCGATCTTCTGCAGGGCCGTACATCTATGACATTGTATCCTGGTATGAGCCATCTGAATGAGAACACTGTTCTTAACATAAAAAATAAATCATTTTCAGTTACAGCTGAAGTTGAACTTAAAGATGATACTGCTAACGGCGCTATAATAGCCCAAGGAGGAAGATTTGCTGGTTGGTCACTTTATATGAAAAACGGCTATCCCGTTTTCTGTTATAACTGGTTTAACAGACAACATTATTACATTGGCAGCAGAGAACAACTTAATGCTGGAAAACACTTTATACACTTCGAATTCAAATATGATGGTGGCGGAATTGGTAAAGGAGGAACAGGGATTTTATATGCAGACGATCATGAATTAGCTCAGGGACGTATTGAAAATACTATTCCATTTGTATTCTCTGCTGATGATTTTATGGATATAGGAAAAGATTCAGGAGCTCCGGTTACCGAAGATTATGGTTCTTATCAGGGAGTTTTTACAGGCACTATAAACTGGGTAAAAATCAACATCGGCTCTGAAGTAAATGATGATCCTGTTGGGAAGGAACACGCATATTTGGTAAGACAATAAAAGTTGAAAGCTAAAAGTTTAATGTTATTCAAAAATTAGTGATTGAGACAAAGGCTTTTATTCAAGAATAATTATTTATTTTAAAAGCAAAAGACCTCTGAAATTTCAGAGGTCTTTTGCTTTTATACCAATTATGAATATTTTTTGATTCATTTAGAAATTAAATACAAGTTTTAATAAAAGACCGACCCCTGCCATGGCAACAATAATGAGGGGTTCTTGTATTTTTTTGAATTTAAATAAAACAAAAGCTGTGGATAACGCAATCAGCAATGTAGGGATATCAACGAGTGTCCTTTTACCTATTACAAGAACAGATCCGGCAATTGCGCCTATGGCTGCTGCAGTGACTCCATCCACAAATGCCTTGATAGCAGGATGCTTACCAAACTTTTTAAAGTAAGGAGCAGGAAGAACAGTAAAAAGATAACATGGCAAAAAAGTAGCCGCTGCCGCTGCACATGCACCCCATATGCCAGCTGCAAGGTATCCGATAAAACCTACTGTAATTACTACAGGTCCTGGTGTAATCATGGCCACAGCAACGGCATCCAAAAACTGTTGCTCGGTAAGCCATTGATATTCTTTGACAGTTCCTCCATAAAGAAACGGAACTATTGCCAAACCACTTCCGAATACGAATGCTCCTGCTTTTGTAAAAAATAAGATGATCTGCCATATCCTGTTATTCTCAGTTTCAAACAATGAAAAGCTTAACAATAACGGTGGAGCAATCATCTTAAAACTTTTAGCCATCATAAATTTAGGAGGAGCTTTCATAAACCAGACAAGAACTCCAGCTGCGAGGATCAGCCACATATTCTCTTCTTCCAATAAAAACGTAGAAATAGCCAAGACTGCAAATATTCCCCAAAGTACCTTATCACTCCCGATGCTTTTTGTCGTAAGTTTATAGCTGCTTAAAGTTATAATACCAATAACACATGCTCCAACTCCATAAAATATTGCCTGCATCGCTGGTATTCCACCAAATTCCGCATAAGCGTATCCAAGAGCAAGAACCATCAGAAAAGACGGCAATACAAAAGCTAACCCAACTAATGTGGCACCAATAAATTTATAATGCACATACCCAAGATAGATAGACATCTGTGCAGCCAATGGCCCAGGAGCAAGCTGAGACAGAGCCATTCCTTCCCGATAATCATCTTCGGATATCCATTTATATTTGTCTACAAGATCCCGGTGCATATAACCTACTAACGCCACAGGACCTCCAAAACCAATGGTTCCAAGTTTAAGGAAATACATTATTAAATCCTTAAGAGAATATGAGACTAAATTAGTTTTTCCTTCCATAGTATATTTTTTCTTTTAGCTTCAACTTAACTTTAAAAGAAAGTTTTTATCTTTTAAAGCCAAATAACTTATGTTCATTAACTTTAAACTTATAACTTACAACTTTAAATTCCTTTAAATTCCCACCCATGCGTTTCTTCACTTACATGCTTACACCAGCTGTATAGAGCATCATAAATAATCATTCCCTGTTTTAACATTTCATGATCATTTTTAAAATTATAAGACAAGCCAGCTGATATTGCAAATAGTCCGGAGGCCTGAGGTGCCAGATCATAACGGTCTGTATCAGCAGCTCTTACTATTAACGCAAGCCTGAATAATGCCTTATCCTGAATCTCATGTTTTTTCAAGAAATAATCAAAAGTACATTTATCACCTTCATGTGTATACTCAACTCCGGGGATATCATAAGGAATCGCATTGAGCTCACTTGCTTTTTCTATTACCTGGTTTGTCGGAACGAATACGAATTCAGGCGAATCATCAATAAACCTGCTGATCAACCAGGGACAAGCAATCCTGTCTATTTTGGGGCGTTCTCTTGTTATCCACTTCATAATAATACATAGATTTTATTCATCATGCTTTCTGAAATCCAATGAGTGGAAAACAAATAGCCGCACTGCATTCGTTGAAATATACTTATTTCCTGAAGCTTCCTGTTGAAAGACATTCATATAACCTAAATGAACATTGAGATGAGGAGTAAACTGATATCCAAATCCTATAAAGAACCTGTTCTGATCAAAATAATTATAGACTATATTTTTCCCAAAGTTTACAAACACTTCATCCATAAGTATAAAGAATGGTGTTTTTGCAACAATATCTTTACCTTTCAGAGGAACGAATAAAGATAAATTATATCTGAGCCTGAAATTGAATGATGTTGAATTTTGTAACTTGTCATTAACTACCTTTTTGGAAAATCTTTCTTCAAGTCTTATCCATTGCAATGTCTGAAACCTGACATACTTCTGCCTCCACCATATCTGCTGCCATGTCCGATTTTCCGGGCGTATTGTATTTAAGCCTTTTCCAGGGAAGTGATCTACAAAAGCATATCCCAGATTTAATCTGAAATTGTCGCTGACAAAATAAGTTAAAGCTGGTCTTATCAACAATTGAAAAGGCCTCTCAACAAAATGATCTGTCTGCCTATAATGTAGATCCAACCAGAGTCCCCAGTGATTTGACAATCTGGTCTGATTAAAATAACCTAGCCATAATTGTTCCCTTTCATGTGTTTGTTTCGTCGATGTCTGCGCTTGCATATCAAAGGATACAAACAACAAAGTGATAAAAATAGATAAAAATACCTGCTTCATAATTCTATGATCTGATAACCTACTTTATATACATTTTTTATTTCCACTCCTGATTTGGAATTAAGGAGCTTCTTTCTCAAGTTCTTAATATGAGCAAACAGAATATTAAAAGATTCAAGATTATCCACATCATCCCCCCATAGATATTCTGCTAAAAGTTCTTTTGAAACAACTCGGTGTTTGTTTGCATGAAGGTGAAGCAGAATATCGTATTCTGTTTTTGTTAATTTTAGAGGCTGATCCCAAACAAATACAGTTCTTGCATAGAGATCAATAACAACGTTACCTATATATATCTTTGAATTGCTCTGAAATTTTTTCCTTCGTGTAACTGATTTTATCCTGGCAATAATTTCTTCGTTGTGCATCGGAAGTACCAGGTAATCGTCTACCCCCAGTTCAAAGGCTGACAGCTTGTACTCCAGGGCACCGTTGGTTGATAAAAATATTAATCCTTCATTTCTGTTATTTTCAGAGAACTGTCTTAGCCAGTCATAGGACTCAATTTCAATCTGGTCTATGTTAATAACAAGGCAGTCATATTCATAAAGCAAAAACTTTTCAGACGCTTGCTGAATGGACGATACACTGTCGTGTAAAAAATCCTGACTGATCTTAAGATCAGGTAAATCCGTGTCTGAAAAATTTACTAAAAGGAGTTTCATTTCCACAAACATACGATATGATTGTGAAGATTTGCTGAATTGAAATGCAACTAAAATGACCTCAAAAGTAAAAAATCAGATATTTTAATTTTTTTCGGAAATCGTACCACTAAAACTTTAAAGGATAAATTATTCACATAAAGAAATCCCTTTTTCAAATTCATTTTATAGAATTCTCTCCTTTCTTACCTTAAGTCAAGGTTTTTATCATTTCGTAACAAGATATTTGCCCTATCAATAATTTAAATCTCAAAAATGAAAAATTTAAAATCAGTCAAAATATTTTTGTTTGCTGCAGGCTTGATCGGGATGATAATTGGAGCTTCTCTACTAATAATTCCCATTGCATTTGAAGCATCTGCTGGTATTCGCCTTGACAACGAGGTAAATATTCTAAGTGAGGTAAGAGCTCCCGGAGGAACTTTAATGGCTGCAGGAATACTAATCGCCTCTGGAGCCTTTGTATCTGGCATGACATATATTTCTATTGTATTGGCAGCATTATTCTATTTATCTTATGGCTTATCAAGAACGATCAGTATAATATTAGATGGATTACCTACCGATACCCTCGTGATGGCAACCGTGAGTGAAATTATTATAGGATTAATCAGCTTATATCTATTATTTAAGTTTCCAAAGCCTCAATATGAGAGGTTTAATCAATAATACCTTTATTGGATTTATCATTTTCCAGTAATCGTTTTCTGATCCTACTGAAAGATTCCGGGGTAACACCGATATAGCTGGCTATTTGATGCAAAGGCACTCTGTTTAAAAGCTCAGGTTGCGTGTTAATTAAAATCCGGTATCTTTCTTCAGGTTTATGATGATTGAGCAAATTCATTCTATATTCAATTTTCGAATAATCCTGAGACATTAAAGTATGCACCAGATATTTCAATTTGGGATATTTTCTATGCAACTTATATTCTTGTTCACGAGTGCCGGTGATCAATACACAATCTTCCGCACAAACCAACCAGTACGCAGAAGGAGCCTGCTCCAGATAGCTGGAGTAAAGTACAGCAGGTTCACCCTCAAGAAAAAACCCTGTAGTTCTCTCTTCTCCATCAGTCAGCTGATATTGACGTATACAACCTTTTAAAACAAAATAACAAGTATCGCAAACACTTCCTTCTCTTTGTATTATCGTTCCTTTTTGAAAAGCTCTGACATCAGTGTTTTCTGCAATAAATTGCATTTCATCTTCCTCAAATTTATTTAATGAGTCTATAAAATCAGTCAGTAGTTTTTTCATAAAAAGTGAATTTGTGCTCTGTCAGCTCTAATAAAAATAGTATACAAGATTTGACAATCCAATAAGAACCCAGGTATATATTACAGAAAATTCATTCAAGCTTTAAGATACTTCTCGATTAATTCATTATTAATTCTTTCCTTCAACTAATCATCTGGCACTTATATGGGCCTTAACATTTCTCCCCCATGCTATAAATGCAGAAGTTACAGCAAAGAAAATATTCACACCTATCTGAGCTACTTCTCCTCTTGAAATGTGAAAAATAATTGCAGCAATCATCAATACAATAGTTGCCAATGCTATATAAACAGTAAACTTTGAAACTCTCCTCAATAAAGCCGGAAGTACAAGGCCTAGTCCTGCCAGGATATCCAATATACCGGTAAAATTTACCAGACCTGGATGGGCTGCTGTCCATGGCCACATAGCAGCAAGTTCTTCTGCTGGTTTAAACAATTTCATTGCTCCAGCCCAGGTGAACCCAGCAACTAACAGGATCTGCGCAAGCCATAAAGTAATATTCAGTAATACAGATTTCTTTTCTCCTTTAATCATATAATAATTCTTTTTAATTCACTACAAAATTAACGAAATTCACTTTCGTTCAGATAGTACTATCCTCTTGGATAGCGCTATCCAAGAGGATAGTATAAGGAAAAAACAGAAATAAAATGCTTGCAAAAGGTAGTTGTCCCAAAACAATGTTGTCTATCAGAGATGCTCTGGAAGCACTTGAAGGAAAATGGAAGTTACTGATTCTATTTTCATTATCAAACGGACCGAAACGATTCAAACAAATCTCTAAGGATGTTGGCAGTATTACAGATAAAACTTTATCTAAGGAGTTAAAAAGTCTGGAAACCAACAAACTGATTAAACGAGAAGTTTATGACACATTTCCTCCGACTGTGGAATATTCCATTACTCCCCATGGTTTGTCACTGGAAAAAGTTCTGGACGAGCTGCATTATTGGGGATTGTCTCATCGCAAAAAAGTTATTGGCAAATAATAAATTTATTCTTCTATCTTAATTTCAGAACCTGTAAAATATTATTTAGATATCCTTCAGAATATTATCACCATCAGCTTGAGCAATAGTTGATGAGAAAGACATTTATTTAATTCTTTCTCTGATCTATCTGACTACTTTTATCAACCTAAAGCCACCGACTTCAGCTGCTTCAGAAAAACCTATCTCTTTTTCATTATAAATAAAATTACCATTATCAAATTTAATTATCTCCTTATTCAATAGAAAAAAGTAGTTGTCACAATCTTCAAAAATATCAGGAGTAGAATCTGTTAACTCTATCAACTGTATATAACTAAGGTTGTCATTTGCCACAAGTTCCTTTAGTGGAATTTGTTGCCCATTTGACTGAAAAAAATATTTGATACCTCCTCCAGGCATTCCAAACCATGGTATCGCCGGACCTCCAGAGGCAGATACAGATGGTGGAAGATCATTGATAATAAAAATTTTATATTGTAAACCATTAAAATGAGGTGGCAAGGATTTCTTTTCAAAGGGTTCATCATTTCTCCAAAAGTAAATAGCTTGATTCTGCCATTCAGGATTAGAAAAATTTTCAACTAAATTGTCAGACGAATAATGCATAAACAAATCATGTGTCAACAATTGTAATGTTGACGATTCTATTTTATCCCTTAATTCTGAAGAAAACTTTGATAGAGAATTGTCTGCTGCTCCCTTAGAAACAACGTCTTCTTTTTTCTTTCCAAATAGTCTTTTAAACATTTTAATTATCTTAAAATACAAATTCAGGCTTGATAACGGTTAATATACTCCCAATCATATGCTAGGTTTGATTAATTTACTAACAGTTAGCCATTCTATAACAATTTAGCAATTCACTCTGTCTCCATGTGATTTAGGCTCTGATATAACTAAAAAATGTAAGTCTTCAGAGTTATAATTAGAGATCTTATGTTTACTCAGTTTAGGGACATGAATGCTTTCATGAGCATTTACAACGTAGTTCTTTCCGTCAATTTCAAAAGTTGCTATCCCTGATAAGATAAAAAATAACTGCTGGGAATTATGATGATAATGTAATTGTTCGAAAGTCCCTACTGGCATTCGTTCCTGAATAA is a window of Sporocytophaga myxococcoides DSM 11118 DNA encoding:
- a CDS encoding AraC family transcriptional regulator; this translates as MEFHLYIKNMVCNRCIKVVKDELEKLSINVKDIRLGEVILDSPKEPDMPKIKEVLEENGFELLEDKKVKLVEKIKTLLIEQIHHHEGELDVNYSEFLAKEVGKDYHTLSNLFSSIENLTIEKYIILQKIEKVKEYLIYNELTLSELAYKLGYSSVAHLSNQFKQITGFSPSEFKKLKAHQRKPLDDIS
- a CDS encoding heavy-metal-associated domain-containing protein, which gives rise to MKTKFFLFTFLIFSGFTSIAQFKSARIGIDGLTCSMCSNSVEKLLLQLDFVESVKMDLNTNEATINFRKKYKTDFKKVSQKIYDSGFSVREISTSLNFDTISLEGNSFQVNGDKFYILSEEKTNLSGERSFRFLDKNLISKKEFSHWSYFIKENDKVHNEKQKAYHISL
- a CDS encoding nucleoside deaminase → MKTNEDFLKEAIEYAAENVRLNEGKPFAALIVKDGEVISMGTNDVLHTHDPTAHAEIQAIRKASSKINSEFLEGCVIYASGHPCPMCLAAIYISGIRTVYYGSSLEQAAIHGFGVSHIYSEVGKSNEQRQYPLHQLNVADAEKPYFVWKEISSPSEFEP
- a CDS encoding arylsulfatase; its protein translation is MKRKNLNLNRYQLPIPKIYPKTVTPLDIRNAPKPDPIEELRPPKDAPNILIVLIDDMGFGANSAFGGPCYMPNAEKLAQNGLKYNRFHTTALCSPTRAALLSGRNHHSVNMAGITESATPNPGYNSVRPESMATIAQTLVMNGYNTAAFGKMHQTPVWETSIAGPFDRWPTGEGFEKFYGFLGGETNQWNPSLIADTIPIDAPNDPEYHFSVDITNKAINYIRQQKTMVPDKPFFVYLAFGATHAPHHAPKEWIEKYKGKFDHGWDKQREITLEKQKALGVVPKDCVLSARPQEIPAWDSLNENEKTTASRLMEAYAGFAEHTDHQVGRLLSTLQEIEALDNTLIFYILGDNGASGEGGINGSVNEMAALNNSPDTTENILNHLDDIGTPMAYNHYPVGWAHAMDTPYQWTKQIASHWGGTRTGMITHWPNGIASKNEIRQQWCHVIDVVPTILEAAKIPHPQFVNGIQQDPIEGISFGYSFDDPQAPDRHTTQYFEIFSNRGIYNEGWSACTIHSIPWVLSGTNKNFNDDYWELYAPGDWSQAYNVASEYPEKLKELQALFLIEASKYKVFPLDDRKAERFNSDLAGRPDLLQGRTSMTLYPGMSHLNENTVLNIKNKSFSVTAEVELKDDTANGAIIAQGGRFAGWSLYMKNGYPVFCYNWFNRQHYYIGSREQLNAGKHFIHFEFKYDGGGIGKGGTGILYADDHELAQGRIENTIPFVFSADDFMDIGKDSGAPVTEDYGSYQGVFTGTINWVKINIGSEVNDDPVGKEHAYLVRQ
- a CDS encoding chromate efflux transporter, yielding MYFLKLGTIGFGGPVALVGYMHRDLVDKYKWISEDDYREGMALSQLAPGPLAAQMSIYLGYVHYKFIGATLVGLAFVLPSFLMVLALGYAYAEFGGIPAMQAIFYGVGACVIGIITLSSYKLTTKSIGSDKVLWGIFAVLAISTFLLEEENMWLILAAGVLVWFMKAPPKFMMAKSFKMIAPPLLLSFSLFETENNRIWQIILFFTKAGAFVFGSGLAIVPFLYGGTVKEYQWLTEQQFLDAVAVAMITPGPVVITVGFIGYLAAGIWGACAAAAATFLPCYLFTVLPAPYFKKFGKHPAIKAFVDGVTAAAIGAIAGSVLVIGKRTLVDIPTLLIALSTAFVLFKFKKIQEPLIIVAMAGVGLLLKLVFNF
- a CDS encoding chromate resistance protein ChrB domain-containing protein yields the protein MKWITRERPKIDRIACPWLISRFIDDSPEFVFVPTNQVIEKASELNAIPYDIPGVEYTHEGDKCTFDYFLKKHEIQDKALFRLALIVRAADTDRYDLAPQASGLFAISAGLSYNFKNDHEMLKQGMIIYDALYSWCKHVSEETHGWEFKGI